From Pulveribacter suum, a single genomic window includes:
- the ctaD gene encoding cytochrome c oxidase subunit I, protein MSAVLDNHGHSAAGHAPGHDDHHHHPTPTGLRRWLFATNHKDIGTLYMLFSFTMLMIGGVLAMLIRAELFEPGLQLVNPELFNQLTTMHGIIMVFGAIMPAFVGFANWMLPLQIGASDMAFARMNNFSFWLLVPAAIMLVSSFFMPGGAPAAGWTMYAPLTLQMGPSMDVAIFSLHIMGASSIMGAINIIVTILNMRAPGMTLMKMPMFCWTWLITAYLLIAVMPVLAGAITMTLTDRHFGTSFFNAAGGGDPIMYQHIFWFFGHPEVYIMILPAFGIVSQVVPAFSRKRLFGYASMVYAVAAIAILSFIVWAHHMFTTGMPVTGQLFFMYATMLISVPTAVKIFNWTATMWRGSMTFETPMLWAVGFIFVFTIGGFTGLFVAMAPLDIQLQDTYYVVAHFHYVLVAGSLFAMFSGYYYWAPKWTGVMYSESRGRIHFWGSMITFNLTFFPMHFLGLAGMPRRYADYPMQFADFNMIASIGGFGFGLMQVYFFFFVVLPAMRGRGAPAPQKPWEGAEGLEWEVPSPAPFHTFEVPPKLDATATRVIG, encoded by the coding sequence ATGAGCGCAGTTCTGGACAACCACGGGCACAGCGCCGCGGGCCACGCCCCCGGGCACGACGACCATCACCATCACCCCACGCCCACCGGCCTGCGGCGCTGGCTGTTCGCCACCAACCACAAGGACATCGGCACGCTGTACATGCTGTTTTCCTTCACCATGCTGATGATCGGCGGTGTGCTGGCGATGCTGATCCGTGCCGAGCTGTTCGAGCCAGGCCTGCAGCTGGTCAACCCCGAGCTGTTCAACCAGCTCACCACCATGCACGGCATCATCATGGTGTTCGGCGCCATCATGCCGGCCTTCGTCGGCTTCGCGAACTGGATGCTGCCGCTGCAGATCGGCGCCTCCGACATGGCGTTCGCGCGCATGAACAACTTCAGCTTCTGGCTGCTGGTGCCGGCCGCCATCATGCTGGTCAGCTCGTTCTTCATGCCCGGTGGCGCACCGGCCGCGGGCTGGACGATGTATGCGCCGCTCACCCTGCAGATGGGCCCGTCCATGGACGTGGCGATCTTCTCGCTGCACATCATGGGCGCCAGCTCCATCATGGGCGCGATCAACATCATCGTCACCATCCTGAACATGCGCGCGCCCGGCATGACGCTGATGAAGATGCCCATGTTCTGCTGGACCTGGCTGATCACGGCCTACCTGCTGATCGCCGTGATGCCCGTGCTGGCCGGCGCCATCACCATGACGCTGACCGACCGCCACTTCGGCACCAGCTTCTTCAACGCCGCCGGCGGCGGTGACCCGATCATGTACCAGCACATCTTCTGGTTCTTCGGGCACCCCGAGGTGTACATCATGATCCTGCCGGCGTTCGGCATCGTCAGCCAGGTCGTGCCGGCATTCAGCCGCAAGCGCCTGTTCGGCTACGCCTCCATGGTGTATGCCGTGGCGGCGATTGCCATCCTGTCGTTCATCGTCTGGGCGCACCACATGTTCACCACCGGCATGCCGGTGACGGGCCAGCTGTTCTTCATGTACGCCACCATGCTGATCTCGGTGCCCACCGCCGTGAAGATCTTCAACTGGACGGCCACCATGTGGCGCGGCTCGATGACGTTCGAGACGCCCATGCTGTGGGCCGTCGGCTTCATCTTCGTGTTCACCATCGGCGGCTTCACCGGGCTGTTCGTGGCCATGGCGCCGCTGGACATCCAGTTGCAGGACACCTACTACGTGGTCGCGCACTTCCACTACGTGCTGGTGGCAGGCTCGTTGTTTGCCATGTTCTCCGGCTACTACTACTGGGCGCCCAAGTGGACTGGCGTGATGTACAGCGAGAGCCGCGGCCGCATCCATTTCTGGGGTTCGATGATCACCTTCAACCTCACCTTCTTCCCGATGCACTTCCTGGGCCTGGCCGGCATGCCGCGCCGCTATGCCGACTACCCCATGCAGTTCGCGGACTTCAACATGATCGCCTCCATCGGCGGCTTCGGTTTCGGTCTGATGCAGGTGTATTTCTTCTTCTTCGTGGTGCTGCCGGCCATGCGCGGCCGCGGCGCGCCGGCGCCGCAAAAGCCCTGGGAAGGGGCCGAGGGCCTGGAATGGGAAGTGCCTTCGCCTGCGCCCTTCCACACCTTCGAGGTGCCGCCCAAGCTGGACGCCACTGCCACGCGCGTGATCGGCTGA
- a CDS encoding cytochrome oxidase small assembly protein — protein sequence MPLPEDKRRANVRLGLILGSLALAFLVGFFVRMVWLR from the coding sequence ATGCCGCTGCCCGAAGACAAGAGACGCGCCAACGTTCGCCTGGGTTTGATCCTGGGGTCCCTGGCGCTGGCCTTTCTCGTAGGCTTTTTCGTGCGCATGGTCTGGCTGCGCTGA
- a CDS encoding cytochrome c oxidase assembly protein, producing MGIRQENVKMVGKLAVVTLGMFAFGYVLIPIYKSICEVTGINILTLSERLVPGNGTAGPNARLPANTQVDKSRTITVVFDANARGPWDFKPAQRSVQVHPGELATVVYEFQNVQDRRMSAQAIPSYAPRQAAPHFTKLECFCFSQYTLEPGEKKEWPVAFVIDPRLSKDVTTITLSYTFFEVGGRTPAAPQSTAAAPLPSAKGEGGA from the coding sequence ATGGGGATTCGACAGGAAAACGTAAAGATGGTGGGCAAGCTGGCGGTCGTGACGCTGGGCATGTTCGCTTTCGGCTACGTGCTGATTCCCATCTACAAGAGCATCTGCGAGGTGACGGGCATCAACATCCTGACGCTGTCCGAGCGCCTGGTGCCCGGCAACGGCACGGCCGGCCCGAATGCCCGCCTGCCGGCCAACACCCAGGTGGACAAGAGCCGCACCATCACCGTGGTGTTCGACGCCAACGCGCGCGGGCCCTGGGACTTCAAGCCTGCCCAGCGCTCCGTCCAGGTGCATCCCGGCGAGCTGGCCACGGTGGTGTATGAATTCCAGAACGTGCAGGATCGGCGCATGTCCGCGCAGGCCATTCCCAGCTACGCGCCGCGCCAGGCGGCTCCGCACTTCACCAAGCTCGAATGCTTTTGCTTCAGCCAGTACACGCTGGAGCCGGGCGAGAAGAAGGAGTGGCCGGTGGCCTTCGTGATCGATCCGCGCCTGTCCAAGGACGTAACCACGATCACGCTGTCCTATACCTTCTTCGAGGTGGGCGGCCGCACGCCCGCCGCACCGCAGTCCACCGCCGCGGCGCCACTGCCCTCAGCGAAAGGGGAGGGCGGTGCGTGA